A single region of the Acinetobacter sp. WCHA45 genome encodes:
- the ibaG gene encoding BolA family iron metabolism protein IbaG — protein MNSEQLTQILKEAFPEAEVAVSGQAGKFDLRIVDDQFDGKRTITRQQAVYAPLNSYIASGEVHAVTIRAMTKDEWRKASLFGA, from the coding sequence ATGAATAGTGAGCAGCTCACGCAAATTTTAAAAGAAGCTTTCCCTGAAGCAGAAGTAGCAGTGAGTGGCCAAGCTGGGAAATTCGACCTTCGAATTGTTGATGATCAGTTTGATGGCAAACGTACGATTACTCGTCAACAAGCCGTATATGCACCATTAAACTCTTATATCGCAAGTGGTGAAGTGCACGCAGTTACGATTCGCGCAATGACAAAAGACGAATGGCGCAAAGCAAGCCTTTTCGGAGCTTAA
- a CDS encoding anthranilate synthase component I family protein: protein MSHFQQKLDTQLTSAFDLLIQLNELTGLVYLYDNHTPTIGFLPQEFLVLEQSELKKFCKTQFNKYKNVQATLPISDFLNFQSHSQSSMKTTFGGGYIGFFSYDYSANQFINMVSRNQPSFFLGLYSTFLKFQDDAWYFYSDENEAESIYQNVINLINQSINIQKTPFSLLEKCYPRWSKQQYLHAFNQVQEYIKAGDCYQINLTQEFIAKTEGSLLDRAQDLWALTHAPYAAYLKIHDFELLSCSPELFVEFQTNRKIKTRPIKGTMPRFDDAEQDQQSKDQLSRSEKDQAENVMIVDLLRNDLSVYAETGSVETTKLFEIESFNQVHHMVSEITATLKKEVNPMQMLLSALPGGSITGAPKIRAMQIINELEGAPRGAYCGSLGYFNFDGTGCWNILIRSIQKYQDQLSMWAGGGITVASDAEAEYQECFDKISAMLDLLNTWQKSEN, encoded by the coding sequence ATGTCTCATTTTCAGCAAAAACTTGACACGCAACTCACCTCTGCATTTGACCTTCTTATACAACTGAATGAACTCACTGGTTTAGTTTATTTATATGACAATCACACTCCGACAATTGGTTTTTTGCCTCAAGAATTTTTAGTATTAGAACAGTCAGAACTCAAAAAATTTTGTAAAACTCAATTTAATAAATATAAGAATGTACAAGCAACCTTGCCTATTAGCGATTTTTTAAATTTTCAATCCCATTCACAAAGTTCAATGAAAACTACTTTTGGTGGTGGATATATTGGCTTTTTTAGCTATGACTATAGTGCAAATCAATTTATAAACATGGTTTCACGAAATCAACCCAGTTTTTTCTTAGGTCTATATTCGACTTTTTTAAAGTTTCAGGATGATGCTTGGTATTTTTATAGTGATGAAAATGAGGCGGAAAGTATTTATCAAAATGTCATAAATCTAATCAATCAATCAATCAATATTCAAAAAACACCTTTCTCATTATTAGAAAAATGCTATCCGCGCTGGTCTAAGCAACAATACCTACATGCATTTAATCAAGTGCAGGAATATATCAAAGCTGGTGACTGCTATCAGATTAATTTAACTCAAGAGTTTATTGCAAAAACAGAAGGCTCATTATTAGATCGAGCACAGGATTTATGGGCGCTCACCCATGCACCTTATGCTGCCTATCTCAAGATACATGATTTTGAGCTACTCAGCTGTTCTCCAGAATTGTTTGTCGAGTTTCAAACAAATCGAAAAATTAAAACACGACCAATTAAAGGTACAATGCCTCGTTTTGATGATGCCGAGCAAGACCAACAATCTAAAGATCAGCTCAGCCGCTCTGAAAAAGATCAGGCTGAAAATGTGATGATTGTTGATTTACTTCGGAATGATTTAAGTGTTTATGCAGAAACAGGATCTGTAGAAACGACAAAACTTTTCGAAATTGAAAGCTTCAACCAAGTCCATCATATGGTCAGTGAAATCACTGCAACCTTAAAAAAAGAAGTAAACCCCATGCAGATGTTATTGTCCGCCCTTCCGGGTGGTTCAATTACAGGGGCACCCAAAATTCGCGCTATGCAAATTATTAATGAATTAGAAGGTGCTCCACGTGGCGCATATTGTGGAAGTTTGGGTTATTTTAATTTTGATGGAACAGGTTGCTGGAATATCTTAATCCGTAGTATTCAAAAATATCAGGATCAATTATCGATGTGGGCAGGTGGCGGCATTACGGTTGCTTCTGATGCCGAAGCCGAGTACCAAGAATGCTTTGATAAAATTTCTGCCATGCTTGATTTGCTCAATACATGGCAAAAATCTGAGAACTAA
- a CDS encoding RNA polymerase factor sigma-54: protein MKLSVGLKVANSLSLTPQLQQAIRLLQLSSLELEQEIQIQLDSNPLLEKTEENNTTESLSTSEISESGDLTTELNADHLPNDLPVDTEWDDIYTHQSTALASPEYEEREDNRQVQLSLKEHILEQVNLLHFSTVDKLIAYCIVDSLDDKGFLDAELDDILLAVTRLLQEMESADEVEEDEIIVVLKHIQRLDPIGVGSRNLAECLKIQLEGIDQKKSYLAEAKCLLKYYELLIANDLNKLLKQTGLSKEQLKGAVDLLKTLKPYPGLEFSQQESEYQVPDVVVSKKDQHWQVQLNPDVMPKLRINSFYSNMIRRADQSDDNVYLRNQMLEAKNFIKSIDERHKTLLKVSTCIVEHQRAFLEQGPEAMKPLVLRDVAEEVELHESTVSRVTTNKYMLTPRGLFELKYFFSSHVGTTTGGEASSTAIRAMIKKLVSNENPRKPLSDNAIAEMLKDEGIEVARRTVAKYRESLHIPSSSERKVLI, encoded by the coding sequence ATGAAATTATCTGTAGGGTTGAAAGTTGCGAATAGTTTATCGTTGACCCCTCAATTACAGCAGGCAATTCGTTTACTACAACTTTCTAGTTTGGAATTGGAGCAAGAAATACAAATTCAATTAGATAGTAATCCGTTACTGGAAAAAACTGAAGAAAATAATACAACAGAAAGTTTATCTACTTCAGAGATCAGTGAGTCAGGAGATTTAACCACTGAACTTAATGCAGATCATTTACCAAATGACTTGCCTGTTGATACCGAATGGGATGATATTTATACACATCAATCAACTGCATTGGCGTCGCCAGAATATGAGGAACGAGAGGATAATCGTCAAGTTCAATTGAGTCTAAAAGAACATATCTTAGAGCAAGTGAATTTATTGCATTTTTCTACAGTAGATAAATTAATTGCCTATTGCATCGTTGATTCTTTAGATGATAAAGGGTTTTTAGATGCTGAATTAGATGATATTTTGCTTGCAGTTACTCGTTTATTACAGGAAATGGAGAGTGCTGATGAGGTTGAAGAAGATGAAATTATTGTTGTTTTAAAACATATTCAACGTTTAGATCCAATTGGAGTGGGTTCTCGAAATTTAGCAGAATGTTTAAAGATCCAATTAGAAGGCATAGATCAAAAAAAATCATACTTAGCTGAAGCAAAGTGTTTACTGAAGTATTATGAATTATTAATAGCAAATGATTTAAATAAACTATTAAAACAAACAGGTTTGTCTAAAGAGCAGTTGAAAGGTGCTGTTGATTTATTAAAAACATTAAAACCTTACCCAGGTTTAGAATTTAGCCAACAAGAATCTGAATATCAAGTTCCTGATGTTGTGGTTTCTAAGAAAGATCAACATTGGCAAGTGCAGCTTAATCCCGATGTTATGCCTAAATTAAGGATTAATTCTTTTTATTCAAATATGATTCGTCGTGCTGATCAGAGTGATGATAATGTTTATTTACGTAATCAAATGCTTGAGGCTAAAAATTTTATTAAAAGTATAGATGAACGACATAAAACATTACTCAAAGTTTCAACTTGTATTGTGGAACATCAGCGAGCTTTTCTTGAACAAGGACCTGAGGCGATGAAGCCTTTAGTTCTCCGTGATGTTGCAGAGGAAGTTGAATTGCATGAGTCTACTGTTTCACGTGTAACAACTAATAAATATATGCTTACACCACGTGGTTTATTTGAATTGAAATACTTTTTTTCAAGTCATGTTGGAACGACGACAGGTGGTGAGGCATCTTCAACTGCGATTCGGGCAATGATTAAAAAATTGGTTTCGAATGAGAATCCGCGTAAGCCTTTGTCTGATAATGCAATTGCGGAAATGTTGAAAGATGAGGGGATTGAAGTAGCTCGACGTACAGTCGCAAAATATCGTGAATCGTTACATATTCCATCATCTTCAGAGAGAAAAGTCTTGATCTAA
- a CDS encoding DUF6160 family protein, with the protein MKMFTKLALVSSMAISANAMAMQSMDDAALSAATGQDGINIGIGISKIEIEKVLIHDNDGLGGTATNAGAIVIKSNGTGATAANGIVITAPMDATGTAVDNTRALTSHNLADLTIDTDKGTGTNGAFLNVAAAVSGLDIYIGEIGVSGSNAASTTVRRGNDASNYNAILSGLTIKTGVTSANIQLGAAPQGAMIVLNTTMQGGLEIKNLGIIDSSTKQGTGDGTASNRAAGQIYLDSIKVADAPIGAAAATGNLTVNAAVSVVGKEGSNNGYLRIITGSGATTPKTDMYIKGVRLGSQAAASIGDVEVQGLQTYYFDGTANVKGSMITISGH; encoded by the coding sequence ATGAAAATGTTTACTAAACTAGCTTTAGTTTCTTCAATGGCGATTAGCGCAAATGCAATGGCTATGCAGTCTATGGATGATGCTGCACTAAGCGCTGCAACAGGTCAAGACGGTATCAATATTGGTATCGGTATTTCTAAAATTGAAATTGAAAAAGTTTTAATTCACGATAATGATGGTTTAGGTGGTACAGCTACTAATGCTGGTGCTATCGTAATTAAATCAAATGGTACTGGTGCAACTGCTGCTAACGGTATCGTAATTACTGCTCCAATGGATGCTACAGGTACTGCTGTAGATAACACTCGTGCTTTAACATCACATAACCTTGCTGATCTTACAATTGATACAGATAAAGGTACTGGTACAAATGGTGCGTTCCTTAATGTCGCAGCTGCTGTATCTGGTTTAGATATTTATATCGGTGAAATTGGTGTGTCTGGCTCTAATGCAGCAAGCACTACAGTTCGTCGTGGTAACGATGCATCTAACTACAACGCAATTTTATCTGGTTTAACAATCAAAACAGGCGTTACAAGTGCAAACATCCAGTTAGGTGCTGCTCCACAAGGTGCAATGATTGTATTGAATACAACCATGCAAGGTGGTTTGGAAATTAAAAACCTAGGTATTATTGATAGTTCAACTAAACAAGGTACCGGTGATGGTACAGCTTCTAACCGTGCTGCTGGTCAAATTTACCTTGACAGTATCAAAGTTGCTGATGCTCCTATAGGTGCAGCTGCGGCAACAGGTAACTTAACTGTTAATGCTGCAGTAAGCGTAGTTGGTAAAGAAGGTTCTAACAACGGTTACTTACGTATTATCACTGGTTCTGGTGCTACTACACCTAAAACTGATATGTACATCAAAGGTGTTCGTTTAGGCAGTCAAGCAGCAGCTTCAATTGGTGATGTAGAAGTTCAAGGTTTACAAACTTACTATTTCGATGGTACTGCAAATGTTAAAGGTTCTATGATCACTATTTCTGGTCACTAA
- the hisC gene encoding histidinol-phosphate transaminase, whose amino-acid sequence MTFTTEQMRFWSPEVRELEPYVPGEQPKIQNLLKLNTNENPYPPSPKVVEAVQAVLTHQADALRLYPDPDATALKQAIAKQQHVDVAQVFVGNGSDEVLAHIFKAFFIQKEPILYPDITYSFYPVYSQFFGTQTKQIPLNEKFEIDVSDYEQENGGIIITNPNAPTSIALGLDQIEQVLKANPDRVVVIDEAYVDFGAESAVQLVNRYENLVVCQTTSKSRSLAGLRVGFAIAQAHLIAALEAVKNSFNSYPIDRFAIAAAVASFEDQAYFEAQCAKVIESREKLVGDLVALGFDVLPSKANFIFVTHPQYDAAQLAQQLREHGIIVRYFNKPRINQFLRITIGTDEQNQRLVDTLKNQIL is encoded by the coding sequence ATGACGTTTACAACTGAACAAATGCGTTTTTGGAGTCCAGAAGTTCGTGAACTTGAGCCATATGTACCAGGTGAGCAGCCTAAGATTCAGAACTTACTAAAACTTAATACCAATGAAAACCCATATCCACCATCACCTAAAGTTGTGGAAGCTGTTCAAGCAGTTTTAACTCACCAAGCCGATGCTTTGCGCTTGTATCCAGATCCAGATGCGACCGCTTTAAAGCAGGCAATTGCTAAACAGCAGCATGTTGATGTTGCTCAAGTCTTTGTCGGTAATGGTTCGGATGAAGTTTTAGCGCATATTTTTAAGGCTTTTTTTATTCAGAAAGAGCCAATTCTCTACCCAGATATTACCTATAGTTTTTATCCTGTTTATAGCCAGTTTTTTGGAACTCAGACCAAACAGATTCCATTGAATGAAAAATTCGAAATTGATGTGTCGGATTATGAACAGGAAAATGGCGGTATTATCATTACTAATCCAAATGCGCCAACCAGCATTGCATTAGGCTTAGATCAAATTGAACAGGTGTTAAAAGCCAATCCTGATCGAGTCGTGGTGATTGATGAAGCCTATGTCGATTTTGGTGCAGAGTCAGCGGTACAATTGGTCAATCGTTACGAAAATTTAGTCGTTTGCCAAACGACATCTAAGTCTCGTTCATTGGCGGGATTACGTGTCGGCTTTGCGATTGCACAAGCGCATTTGATTGCAGCACTTGAAGCTGTAAAGAATAGCTTTAATTCATACCCAATCGATCGTTTTGCAATTGCCGCAGCGGTGGCCTCATTTGAAGATCAAGCTTATTTTGAAGCGCAATGTGCCAAAGTGATTGAGAGTCGAGAAAAATTAGTTGGTGATCTCGTGGCTTTAGGTTTTGATGTATTGCCATCGAAAGCCAATTTTATCTTTGTCACGCATCCTCAATACGATGCTGCTCAACTGGCTCAACAATTACGTGAGCATGGTATTATTGTGCGTTATTTCAATAAACCAAGAATTAATCAATTTTTACGTATCACAATTGGTACCGATGAACAAAACCAGCGTCTAGTCGATACACTTAAAAATCAAATTTTATAA
- the murA gene encoding UDP-N-acetylglucosamine 1-carboxyvinyltransferase has translation MDKFLITGGVKLEGEVRISGAKNAALPLLAAMILADSPITLTNVPHLKDVNTLVKLIAGLGVTMSYEGDTVRADASTLDNQFAPYELVKTMRASILVLGPLLARYGNAKVSLPGGCAIGSRPVDQHLKALEALGAQIEVENGYVHASVDGRLKGGEVIFDMVTVGGTENILMAAVLADGVTTIRNAAREPEITDLAQMLIKMGAKIEGLDTDTLVVTGVESLHGCEYAVVADRIETGSYLAAAAITGGRVKTTHTDPALLEAVLDKFEEMGAEVTRGDNWIELDMQGKRPKAVSFRTLPHPEFPTDMQAQLMAVNVIGRGFATISETIFENRFMHVPELSRMGANIQVEGHDAVVTGVDKLQAAPVMATDLRASFSLVLAALVAEGETLVDRIYHIDRGYEQVEEKLQSLGAQIKRVKG, from the coding sequence ATGGATAAATTTTTAATTACGGGCGGTGTTAAGCTCGAGGGCGAAGTACGTATTTCTGGTGCTAAAAATGCGGCTCTGCCTTTACTTGCTGCAATGATTCTTGCAGATTCTCCGATTACTTTAACGAATGTACCTCATTTAAAAGATGTGAACACCTTAGTGAAGCTGATTGCTGGCTTAGGCGTTACAATGAGTTATGAAGGGGATACGGTTCGTGCGGATGCGTCAACATTAGATAATCAGTTTGCACCTTATGAACTTGTGAAAACTATGCGTGCATCAATTTTGGTACTCGGTCCACTATTGGCTCGCTATGGAAATGCTAAAGTTTCATTACCTGGTGGTTGTGCGATTGGTTCACGTCCTGTTGATCAGCATTTAAAAGCATTGGAAGCTTTAGGTGCGCAGATTGAAGTTGAAAATGGTTATGTTCATGCTTCTGTTGATGGTCGCTTAAAAGGTGGCGAAGTTATTTTTGATATGGTCACTGTTGGTGGCACTGAAAATATCTTGATGGCTGCTGTATTGGCTGATGGTGTGACGACAATTCGTAATGCTGCTCGTGAACCTGAAATTACTGACCTTGCACAAATGCTCATTAAAATGGGTGCCAAGATTGAAGGTCTCGACACAGATACATTAGTTGTAACTGGCGTTGAAAGTTTACATGGCTGTGAATATGCGGTTGTTGCTGATCGAATTGAAACTGGTTCATATTTAGCTGCTGCTGCAATTACAGGTGGTCGAGTTAAAACCACGCATACGGACCCAGCATTGTTAGAAGCAGTATTGGATAAGTTTGAAGAAATGGGTGCAGAAGTGACCCGTGGTGATAATTGGATTGAACTAGATATGCAAGGTAAACGTCCTAAAGCTGTGAGTTTTAGAACTTTACCTCATCCCGAATTTCCAACTGATATGCAAGCGCAGCTTATGGCGGTCAATGTGATTGGTCGTGGTTTTGCAACGATTTCAGAAACAATTTTTGAAAATCGTTTTATGCATGTTCCTGAATTGTCACGTATGGGCGCAAATATTCAAGTGGAAGGGCATGATGCAGTCGTAACTGGCGTAGATAAATTGCAAGCTGCTCCTGTAATGGCGACTGATTTACGTGCATCATTTTCTCTTGTTCTCGCTGCATTAGTCGCAGAAGGTGAGACTTTAGTTGATCGTATCTATCATATCGATCGTGGCTATGAACAAGTTGAAGAAAAGTTACAAAGTTTAGGTGCTCAGATTAAGCGAGTAAAAGGATGA
- the hpf gene encoding ribosome hibernation-promoting factor, HPF/YfiA family: MQITIRGHHLTITPAIEENIKMKFSQMTKHLDQVNSMQIKLAKDHQIDRRSHKGSSNHIAEAIIRLPGIELFAQATADDMYTSINKLTEKLKRQLTKHRKIQCSYQHELAILT; this comes from the coding sequence ATGCAAATAACGATTCGTGGACACCATTTAACTATTACGCCTGCTATTGAAGAAAATATAAAAATGAAATTTAGTCAAATGACTAAGCATCTAGATCAAGTGAATAGTATGCAAATCAAATTGGCTAAAGATCATCAAATTGATAGACGTTCTCATAAAGGGAGCTCAAATCATATTGCTGAGGCGATTATTCGCTTACCGGGGATTGAACTGTTTGCGCAGGCGACAGCAGATGATATGTATACTTCGATTAATAAATTAACAGAAAAACTGAAAAGACAACTTACAAAACATAGAAAAATACAGTGTTCTTATCAACATGAGCTAGCAATTTTAACTTAA
- a CDS encoding C39 family peptidase translates to MLEIALGSALMYYFTTQAFEIEKKPEGTVYYTETLDSRNPSFTRNHREAVTIKPAIEDQFRGIVRQAYDYSCGSAALTTLLNGYGGLRLTEQQTMTGLLQYGEYQRIIERRSFSLLDMKRFVTALGLNSGGYRGEFSDLTSLKQPAIVPITYAGFKHFVVYKAYKNGRVYVADPSLGNISFDEIRFKQIWDNNTLFIVDIPEEYRKNLLALQDSDMRHVEDATVNKYALAEIQFPTQKFERMADKASTMRKVLDADPTSATYNQPITTFMRLYYKRK, encoded by the coding sequence ATGTTAGAGATCGCTTTAGGCTCAGCATTGATGTATTACTTTACAACGCAAGCCTTCGAAATAGAAAAAAAACCAGAGGGGACTGTATATTATACAGAGACCTTAGATTCTCGTAACCCTTCTTTTACACGTAATCATCGTGAGGCGGTCACAATTAAACCTGCTATAGAAGATCAATTTCGGGGTATTGTTCGTCAGGCATATGACTACAGTTGTGGATCAGCCGCATTAACTACGCTGTTAAATGGCTATGGTGGTTTACGTTTGACTGAACAACAAACGATGACAGGTTTGCTTCAGTATGGTGAGTATCAACGTATTATTGAGCGCCGTAGTTTTTCTCTGTTAGACATGAAGCGATTTGTTACTGCACTTGGGTTGAATAGTGGTGGTTATCGAGGGGAATTTTCAGATTTAACCAGTTTAAAACAGCCTGCAATTGTTCCTATTACTTATGCTGGTTTTAAACATTTTGTTGTATATAAAGCATATAAAAACGGTCGAGTTTATGTGGCTGATCCATCATTAGGCAATATTAGTTTTGATGAAATTCGCTTTAAACAGATTTGGGATAATAATACACTTTTCATTGTAGATATTCCGGAAGAGTATCGTAAAAATTTATTAGCGTTGCAAGACTCAGATATGCGCCATGTAGAAGATGCAACTGTTAATAAATACGCGCTTGCGGAAATTCAGTTTCCGACACAAAAGTTTGAACGTATGGCTGATAAGGCATCAACGATGCGTAAAGTATTAGATGCAGATCCGACCTCTGCTACTTACAATCAACCAATTACGACTTTTATGCGCTTATATTACAAGCGGAAGTAA
- the hisD gene encoding histidinol dehydrogenase: protein MRRLSTQDQNFKQAFAELLAFETVNDPQLVQTVDQIIADVRQYGDDHVLKLTQQFDRHPAHQFSDLELTQAQLKTAFEGLSTEIREALELAAKRIRSFHQAQKQEGWTYVDDLGNTLGQKVTPLDRVGIYVPGGLASYPSSVLMNALPAHVAGVPEIIMVVPAPNGELNPLVLAAAYLAGISRVFTIGGAQAVAALAYGTQTIPAVDKITGPGNRFVAAAKRAVFGQVGIDMIAGPSEILVYAEGENNAEWLAMDVLSQAEHDTVAQAIFITPDEALLNAVETAIEKHLSELPKAEIARTSIQNRGALVLVKDRAEAIKLINQVAPEHLELCLDDAELMSQEICHAGAIFMGRYTPEAIGDYCAGPNHVLPTSGTARFSSPLGVYDFQKRSSLIMCSQEGVKTLAKTADVLAVEENLDAHARSARYRYQ from the coding sequence ATGCGACGTTTATCGACTCAGGATCAAAATTTTAAACAGGCATTTGCTGAACTTTTAGCATTTGAAACTGTGAATGATCCTCAATTAGTACAAACTGTAGACCAAATCATTGCTGATGTTCGTCAGTATGGTGATGATCATGTACTTAAATTAACACAACAGTTCGATCGACATCCAGCGCATCAATTCTCGGATTTGGAACTGACCCAAGCTCAACTTAAAACTGCATTTGAAGGCTTAAGCACAGAAATTCGTGAAGCCTTAGAATTGGCTGCAAAACGTATTCGTTCTTTCCATCAGGCACAAAAGCAGGAAGGTTGGACTTATGTTGATGATCTGGGTAATACCTTAGGTCAGAAAGTCACGCCACTTGATCGCGTCGGGATTTATGTTCCTGGTGGATTAGCATCTTATCCATCATCTGTACTTATGAATGCTTTACCAGCACATGTAGCAGGGGTTCCTGAAATTATCATGGTGGTTCCAGCGCCGAATGGTGAATTGAATCCATTGGTTTTAGCAGCTGCATATTTAGCAGGGATAAGTCGTGTATTTACTATTGGCGGTGCTCAAGCCGTTGCAGCGTTAGCTTATGGAACGCAAACCATTCCAGCTGTCGATAAAATTACAGGACCGGGGAACCGTTTTGTAGCAGCAGCCAAACGTGCAGTCTTTGGTCAGGTAGGTATTGATATGATCGCGGGGCCTTCGGAAATTTTGGTGTATGCCGAAGGGGAAAATAATGCTGAATGGTTGGCTATGGATGTATTGTCTCAAGCTGAGCATGATACGGTTGCACAAGCCATTTTTATTACGCCAGATGAAGCACTTTTAAATGCTGTCGAAACAGCCATTGAAAAGCATTTAAGTGAATTGCCAAAAGCAGAAATTGCTCGAACTTCGATTCAAAATCGTGGTGCGTTAGTACTGGTAAAGGATCGTGCGGAAGCGATTAAACTGATTAATCAGGTTGCTCCAGAGCATTTAGAATTATGTCTTGATGATGCTGAATTAATGAGCCAAGAGATTTGTCATGCAGGTGCGATCTTTATGGGGCGTTATACGCCTGAAGCGATCGGTGATTATTGTGCAGGTCCAAATCATGTTTTACCGACTTCGGGTACAGCGCGTTTTTCTTCACCGCTCGGCGTTTATGATTTCCAAAAGCGTTCAAGTTTAATTATGTGTTCGCAAGAGGGCGTTAAAACTTTGGCTAAAACAGCAGATGTGTTGGCAGTTGAAGAAAATCTTGATGCCCATGCACGCTCGGCACGCTATCGTTATCAATAA
- the hisG gene encoding ATP phosphoribosyltransferase, whose translation MNDLRNDDPNFDVMGNFDHGLTLALSKGRILKETLPLLENAGINLLEDPDKSRKLIFPTTHKKVRILILRASDVPTYVENGAADFGVAGKDVLMEHGAQHVYELLDLKIANCKLMTAGKVGMERPKGRLKIATKYVNLTRQYYASLGEQVDVIKLYGSMELAPLVGLGDYIVDVVDTGNTLRANGLEPLEEICKVSSRLIVNKASFKRKQAVLNPILTQLEEAVKLRSV comes from the coding sequence ATGAATGACTTAAGAAACGATGATCCAAATTTTGATGTAATGGGTAATTTTGATCATGGTTTAACCTTAGCACTCAGTAAAGGACGTATCCTAAAAGAGACATTACCTTTACTTGAGAATGCGGGTATTAATTTATTAGAAGATCCTGATAAATCACGTAAATTAATTTTCCCAACCACACATAAAAAAGTACGTATTTTGATTCTTCGTGCTTCTGATGTACCGACGTATGTTGAGAACGGTGCAGCAGATTTTGGTGTAGCGGGTAAAGATGTGCTGATGGAACATGGCGCCCAACATGTTTATGAGTTACTTGATCTAAAAATTGCAAATTGTAAATTGATGACTGCTGGTAAAGTTGGCATGGAACGTCCGAAAGGCCGTTTAAAAATTGCAACTAAATACGTGAATCTTACTCGTCAATACTATGCAAGTTTAGGTGAACAAGTTGATGTGATCAAACTTTATGGATCGATGGAGCTTGCACCTTTGGTTGGGTTGGGTGATTACATCGTCGATGTGGTCGATACAGGTAATACTTTACGTGCCAATGGTTTAGAGCCATTAGAAGAAATTTGCAAAGTTTCTTCTCGTTTAATTGTCAATAAAGCGAGCTTTAAACGTAAACAAGCCGTGTTAAATCCAATTTTGACGCAACTTGAAGAAGCTGTGAAATTACGTTCAGTATGA